The genomic segment AAAAGAGGCTTTTTGAGTCCTCAGGTGGCAAAAAAAAGAAAATGGGGTGGTGTGCTGCTGGGGTGAGCTGCACTATTTCGATTATGTTACCCTCAGATCAAGACACCCTTTCCAATCTCCTTTTTTAATTTAAAGCTGCTGTAGTAAAAAAGAACTTTGTGTTTTGGTAATTTGCTTGTCAATTTACATTGAGGGGTATATAGATGGAATCTTATGTTTCAAGTGTAAATAAAAAAGTAGTATTCTATATCATTTCTGTTTTGGCCGCTTTGGCGCTCCCTGGATATGTGGTTGTGCAGTTTTACAGCAGGTTGCCAGAAAGTACCTATGTAATGAAAACAGAATATCTCTCCCCCGATGCAAAGCAGTTTAGGGTACAGGGGTTTAAAGAAAATCATATGATAGAGTTTATCGTTTTAGCACACGAGGATAAGGGAGAGCAATATTCAGACTTTATCACCTTTAATGATCGGGACGGTCGGCGGTTAATGTTGTATTCCCACAACGAAGAGATCAAAAACCCGGTAAGAAGGTACCATGCTCTGGTTGAAGATATGAAGACAAGAAATGGTAAAATGATAACTGGTGAAATGTCTTTTGTAAATAACAAGAAGAGTTCTTTTTGTGATGATACATATTGCGTGACGAGGTTGGGAGGGCTCGGTGTCGTTCAGATGATTTCACCAAAAGAACTCAAGACCCAGATTGAGGAGGTTTTCAGTGAGATGGGCATATTAGAAAAACGGACAGATATTCCTCCTGCATCAATGTGGTTAAAGAAGCATGCCAATGTAATATCCATATCATTTCTCCTCTTTTACTCTGTGATCTGGTTAACCGGTATTTTTTTGGGAGGGGAGTGGCTTGCAAAAATTAAGCCGGAGTTTGGTATATGGCCTAAAAGCAAAGATGATTTGAGAAGCGAAATACTGGCTCTAAATAGACTGGATATCCCGTTTAGAATAGAAGAGCAGGACGATGATATCCTCTGCTCTGTCTGGAAATGTGATGGTAAATGGAAAAACCTATATGATTCTTCGCGTCTGCACAAGGTTCACGAAATTAAAATGAAATTAAAGCAAAACAGTAAATCTGTATCAGTAATGGAGACCGTTAGAGCTGTGATTAGGGATAACGGGGCTATTGCTTTCTCAAAAAAGGAGCAAATCTGCAGGTCGCAAGCATTTTTTGAGTACGCCAGCAGCCGTACCTTTGGTTTGAAATATCAGTCCGGGTTACCAGTTCTCACAGGGGTAGATTTCACTTTGGACGTCCAGGAGATAAAAAATCCGTTGATTGAGATTGTTACAGCTTCAGGCTGGTCCTGGAAACCAAAAAGTTTCAAAATGTAAAATTTTTACTCTGTTTTGCCGGGTTTGGATTTTTGTTTGGCTTTAGGATTAGTCTTTCCATGAAGATCTGAAAAAACACCGTTTTTTAAGTCAGTTGCTGATTTTCTGGTTTGAATTGTTAAATATCTTTACAGATTGTCTAAATTTACGTTATATTATTTCTGAGCGGATCATCTCATCACAAAAAAAAAATTTCAGCACCATGCTCCAGATTATCCGCACCAGCAAAATATATTACTTCACACATTTTGTTTTTTTTACATTTGTAGCTTTAACTGCAGTATTCAAGCTTTTACATGTGATTTCATGTATATACTGTGGGATTGGTGTTGTAGTTTCATATATGTAATCTCTGTCAAATGATGATTTGTGTCGTTTCGGCAGGATTACATTCTATCCCGAAAGAGATCAATTAAACGGTATCTTATGAAGTAGTTTTGTTATGAAAAATTAAAATTACAGCAATTTTACAAACCATTTTTAAAGGAGTAATTATGAAATGTGCCATTGTGTCTTTTTCCCTTTTGCTGGGGGTATTTGTCAACTCTCATGCAGGTTCTTCTCCTATCCCTCTCCTGGTTGGACATGAAATAAGCCTAAATACAGAAGAGGCTCTGGAGCTTTACTGTGAATCAGCAAGAGGAATACGGTATTCTTTTGCGGTATCAAAAGGGGAAAGTTATGTAATTGATATGAAATCGGATGAAGTAGATTCCTACCTTGAACTTAGTGTGTCCGGAATGCATTTGAGTGATGATGATGGAGGAGAAGGGTACGATGCACGTATCATTTTTGAGGCGGAATCTGATGATAATGCAGTGATTCTGGCACGAACATACGAGCAAAGTGGAATCGGTGCGTTTTCTTTAGGTTTATCAAAACTAGCTTCTCCTATCCCTCTCCAGGTTGGACATGAAATAAGCCTAAGTACAGAAGAGGCTCTGGAGCTTTACTGTGAATTAGCAAGAGGAATACGGTATTCTTTTGCGGTATCACAAGGGGAAAGATATATAATTGATATGAAATCGGATGAAGTAGATTCCTACCTTGAACTTAGTGTGTCCGGAATGCATTTGAGTGATGATGATGGGGGGGAAGGGCACGATGCACGCCTCTTTTTTGAGGCGCAATCTGATGATAATGCGGTGATTCTGGCACGAACATATAATTACAGTGGAATCGGTGCGTTTTCTTTAGGTATATCAAAACTAGCTTCTCCTATCCCTCTCCAGGTTGGACATGAAATAAGCCTAAATACAGAAGAGGCTCTGGAGCTTTACTGTGAATCAGCAAGAGGAATACGGTATTCTTTTGCGGTATCACAAGGGGAAAGTTATATAATTGATATGAAATCGGATGAAGTAGATTCCTACCTTGAACTTAGTGTGTCCGGAATGCATTTGAGTGATGATGACGGAGGAGAAGGGCACGATGCACGTATCATTTTTGAGGCGCAATCTGATGATAATGCGGTGATTCTGGCACGAACATATAATTACAGTGGAATCGGTGCGTTTTCTTTAGGTATATCAAAACTAGCTTCTCCTATCCCCTTCCAGGTTGGACATGAAATAAGCCTAAGTACAGAAGAGGCTCTGGAGCTTTACTGTGAATCAGTAAGAGGTATACGGTATTCTTTTGCGGTATCACAAGGGGAAAGTTATATAATTGATATGAAATCGGATGAAGTAGATTCCTACCTTGAACTTGATGTATCCGGAATGCATTTGAGTGATGATGACGGAGGAGAAGGGTACGATGCACGTATCATTTTTGAGGCGGAATCTGATGATAGTGCAGTGATTCTGGCAAGGACGCATGATCACAACAGTATAGGTGCATTCTCCTTAAGCATAGTATCATTATCCCAGCGCTCTCCATCTCCTG from the Chitinispirillum alkaliphilum genome contains:
- a CDS encoding peptidase, with amino-acid sequence MKCAIVSFSLLLGVFVNSHAGSSPIPLLVGHEISLNTEEALELYCESARGIRYSFAVSKGESYVIDMKSDEVDSYLELSVSGMHLSDDDGGEGYDARIIFEAESDDNAVILARTYEQSGIGAFSLGLSKLASPIPLQVGHEISLSTEEALELYCELARGIRYSFAVSQGERYIIDMKSDEVDSYLELSVSGMHLSDDDGGEGHDARLFFEAQSDDNAVILARTYNYSGIGAFSLGISKLASPIPLQVGHEISLNTEEALELYCESARGIRYSFAVSQGESYIIDMKSDEVDSYLELSVSGMHLSDDDGGEGHDARIIFEAQSDDNAVILARTYNYSGIGAFSLGISKLASPIPFQVGHEISLSTEEALELYCESVRGIRYSFAVSQGESYIIDMKSDEVDSYLELDVSGMHLSDDDGGEGYDARIIFEAESDDSAVILARTHDHNSIGAFSLSIVSLSQRSPSPVTVGETVSVSTAQAQSLYCHASGGFPYSFEIKEGEKYIVEMMSDEIDSYLEIAFPDGKTLVDDDGGDGRNARVVFTSHMDGEVDVLARTYSRSEIGPYNLRVSQPEILRQYRGRLNERSKRELIANRFYTRHTYRGTSGKEVLVILESDCYDTYLVVSDRDGNLLELNDDFGGTTNSRVTVTIPDDRRLVITNTHALDQPVDGEYKITIYGN